The genomic segment ggttagcaagcaagcaagcaagcaagcaagcaagcagttagcagaccgggttagcaagcaagctatCAGTTAgtagaccggggcaagcaagctagcaattagcagaccagggctagcaagttagcagaccggggctagcaagctagcagttagcagaccggggctagcaagttagcagaagaGCCTTTGGGGGATGTCGCGATGGTGGttagtctgtttttgcctcttcgtgcggtgacgttgatagaccagtcgtggattagtagggttccaagtagctctaggtagctagcacgccgcggttagcagaatgggccttgaGCGGACGTCGCGCCCTATTGGAATCCTCAGGCAGAATATGTCGGTATTAGggggcagtagaaggggtccggatattgtagccgatgagtgggcttcggtggtagcccaggagccctagccgggctagcttcaggctaattggtgcttgctccaggatggaaacgctagccaggagtagtcacctgggattgtggttagctagttgcgaagaccCAGATGAAAATGTTTAGAGTTTGCGGTTGGAATCCGGGGATTTGGAGAGAAAAACAAATAGGTctgttatgctctggtttgagtcacgttgtacgaACGGGCGAGAGCTTTccaagctaaaggttagctgatgaccgctagcagtggtttgctgactgatagctggtaggtagttagctggctagcttcattTGAGGGATTCctgatccgaagtaaatagaaatactttagaaaaaaaaacagatccatgccacattgggtgaggcgggttgcaggagagtatttagaagttgaggtttaggaaaatatttttaaaagatatgggaagaaaaatatataaaaagatatatacaagggacacgacaagacaaagatgtctgactgctacgccatcttggattttttAGGGAGCGGGGTCTAAAATattaataatttgttcttaactgacttgcctagttaaataaaggttcagtaaaaaaaaaaaaacatgaatcgTGTACAGCCAAAATATGACCATAGAAATGTATATCCATCTCTGTCACATTATAAAACCGCTCGCATCAGGTGCGAGTTTGAGAATGGTGTTCTCACATAATAGCATTTTGGAATGTTCACGCATATGGCTGAGACGAGTGAACACGTTGTCGAGCTTGGAATGGGAATTATTCATAGTTTATCAAGCTGAATGTTGGGATTTGTTTCATCAGCCTCATCTTTGTGTTTAAACATTTTAGTATGGAACCACTGTTTTATGCATTTGACATTTTTCTGGCCTATTGTCCCGCAACTGTCCCAAAGTCTGTTGTGAAGTGTCCCAGACATATTTTTGAACGTCCCCGGGACGATAAAAAATTTGAGCCCTGGTTGTATGTGATCCAGAATCTGATTCCACCAACATGCACAAGGTGAAGGTAAAATGGCCAaaatacacacacctacagtatgtatatgtatatagttTCTTAGCTAAGTTAGCAAACAGTAAAATTATTtgatttccccccactgtaacacTGTAGTATGTTAGCCAGCAGTATACAATATGGGTTTCAGTAGATAAACTAaagttagctaggtggcttgcaCGAAAAATAACTTCCTTAGCTAGGCACCGTATTTGTCATCTGCCCTCTTGGTGCTGGCATCAGCTGTAGCTGagctactaacgttagctaaatccAACTCTTTGTTTCGAACCCTCATTGCTATATTCCGGTTGAAACGTGGATGTCACCATATAGCTAATAGATGTTCCATCGTCTAATTTGTGTTGATGAGAGAAATCACTTGAAGCCATTGCGTCTGGTCAGTTCTTTCAGTTGTGCCCAAAGGATTGTTATTAGTGTCCACCTCCTTTTCAAAAAAGCCCGCCTTGGGGGACAGACGGGGGCCAGAGAACAAGGACCATCCCAAGTTGTAGTGTTTCAGGGACTGGAAAAAATGTGTCTGCTTGTATATTTAGCAATGAATCCAGTGATAGGAACTTCGTTGAAAGACGTCCAATGGCCTTAtcgaacaaggacaaccatatcaacACCCGTAAAAACGTATTGTCCGATCAGTTAACATAGAACCTTCACGAAATGCCACAAAGAAGGACTACATGTATTTTTACATTTCTAAATTCCCCTTTAAGCGACCCTCTTACTCCCCAGCATGCATCCGATTCTATTCGCCCTCATCACAGCTGTTATCTGTCTTCAATCAAAACTTTGATATGTTGAATCAGACGTACACAGAAACTATGAGagaaatacagtatgtatatagTTTTATTACGAATTGATTAGAATACAGATAGCAGAATGAAACAAAGCACAATTTGTTATCGGTGTAGAGGGCTTataaattgtaaataagaatttgttcttaactgacttagcctagttaaaaaaaaatgtattcgttCTATTCAGTTACATAATAAATACATAGCAAACATAACTCCACTAAAAGTTCATTAAATATCTCCATAAATCAGTGCAATAAACAGATACTTTTTCCTTTTGAATGAAGAACTTTAACTGCTAACCAAAATACTAATCAGAAGTGATTCACAACAAAGCATTTGATAAAAAAGGGAAAGCAATATGATAACATATCACATTTCCCTGAGATTTAACTCACATTCAATTGTTATACTCCGTTCTGCTATAATACATGTTGTTGACCGCTGCaattgtttttaatgttttgtccCCGTCTTTGCTCTTGTATTGTATGTTCACACTGCCCTCGCAAAAGAGGTTCATCAaaggttaaacaaaggttaactatatcaaatcaaataaatactCTCTATAATCTCTACTACTTGGAACATTCTCCCTCAATACTACTATATCTAACTGTGCAACATCTAACACAAAACTGCAGTGCCCCTATCTGACTCCTACTACTATTTTAGCTGCAACTGCTACCATTAAGAGACACTCAGTAGTAAAACCTCACACTGGAGTTTCTTGGTTATGTTGCTGGATTGCTGCTGGATTCTCTATAGACAGAAATGTGTCAAAGTATTTGTCGTATTTGAGCTCTTTCTCCAGCATGTCAGGAATCTGTGAAGTTGGAGTCAGAAGGTACAGAAACACATCTTTAGTTATCCACCAACAGGAATGTCATTGATATGATATAAAATGAAAACAAAGTGTTGGTTCCTTTTGTGCCCTCGATGTTCCTCTTCATCGTCAACAAGATTATGTTAATTTACCTGCATGTCATCGTCTGGTTGTCTTCTCGCAGACTTGGACTCCGTGTTCACAAATGCCACAAAATGGATCAGAGTGTAAATTCTAAaggaacaaaataataataataataatgtaatagcAATAAAATGGGGACGATTTCATGGGTTAATTTATCATAATATAAAGGCAAACTAAATTACTTTAAGAAAATAGTATTTTGAAAATGTGGTTTAGAATTTGGTGATCCTgcctataaataaatacataaataattgaaataatcacCTGTGATAGAACATGGCAAAGAATTGGATCAGCAGTAAGGATGCAAATCCCAAAAGGAACATCAGTCCTATTGGATCGATAAATAGATACTCCCTAGTCTGAGTCAGATTGAGATTGGATTTTGGGATTCTGATGGTGACTGAGGATCCAATGGCCTGAAGAGTGAATGTTGCCACCAGCCACATGGCATTGCAGATGAAAAAGATAAAAGTCGCCTGTATGAAGAGGAGATGAGTTTCATTTAAAGGGATATGAACAAGATAGGCAAGCATGCACAAACAGTGGATTTCTCTGACTAGTGATAGTTTAGTGCTATTGAAACAATCTCTGTAATACCAGAGACAGACAAAGTTCTACACCTTCTACTTGATGCTACTATCATGTACATTGAAATGAAAAGACAGCATACAGCCATAGCCATGGCCGCAGGGAAGTAGGAGTGttgcagcaccccctgataaattgaaataattttgctaaaataaaaaaatacattttccaaaaaatgtgactcgtttcaggaaacaaGGCGTATGTTGCGCATCATTACTTCACAGGAAGTCATGTTGCGCATCATTACTAAAATGTGTTTtgtggcagaaatgccttctggaatatGAACTGTAATGTGCCTTAATAATAAACTTTTATGCATTCTGTAAATACGAAGAaagttgttaaattacgagcctagttggtttagccatggaaaaagacaaggaaccttcccgctagccgtgattggctgagataatgtatGGGcaggacatgccgagagatgagttcagattggtctgccatgtagcagaccaatcctccctgaccaaggcccttttccaacaattgctcagTTTCGCCAGGCAGTcggctccaggaagagtcttggtggttccaaacttcttccatttaagaagaatagaggccactgtgttcttggggaccttcaatgctgcagaattttttttgtacccttccccagatctgtgcctcgtcacaatcctgtctcggagctctacggacaattccttcgacctcatggcttagtttttgatctgacatgcactgtcaactgtgggaccttatatagacagatgtgtgcctttccaaatcatgtccaatcaattgaatttaccacaggtggactccaatcaagttgtagaaaaatctcaaggatgatcaatggaaacaggattcacctgagctcaatttcgagtctcatagtaaagggtctgaatacttatttaaaaaaGCAATTTccaatttttatttgtaatacattttgatGTATATTGCTATTAATATTGTACAATCTGTGTGTCTCTTTATTGACCTGGGCTATTGTTTGCATTCAAGACCCAGGCCCAGTTTCCCAAAAGTATCTTGCTGTCAGTTTGTCACTGTCAGAGTAGCCACTCATTTCtgtcatttgtgtggtattaaaaaagatcATGCTAACATCTTATTTCATGTAAATGttgaaatgcatttataaaaggcCCATTTCTTCCCAGactttgcaacaacaaaaaagcccaTATGTGGAAATCCTAAAAACGTACCTTCTAAACTGTATGCCACAACACAAATGTGATTAtagatgcatgcaatgctttatcaTAAAGGGGATTCCCCCCCAGCACCGCACACTCAAAATAGGTGTTATGCATACAGCATACCTTGTTTCTCAGTTCCTTTAGGTCATTTGTGATTTTCTTCTGTTTTTCTTTATCTTCAGCCAGAGGTTCCAAATAGAGCTTCTGGAGCTCTCTCCAAAAGTCCTCCTCTCCCTGAAGCACACCAAGAGACACTTATTAAAGAGTCAAGTCAGTGTATACAGTGTATAGTGAAACATATGTGATTCTGGATATAGTGACATACCAACAACGTGAAGTGGTTAGACAACTTTAAATGTATCTTGTAACTTTTATGTCATTCATATTATTATGTTGGTAATAATATAGGAAATCTACCTTCCCAAGAATATCTTCATTTAGAGGGAAATCATAGGACTTATTCTGCAGTTGTGTTACCCAGTCTGTAGATAcaaagaatcaaatcaaatattagttatcacatgcgccgaatacaactggtgtaaaCTTTACAGAGAAATGTTTGGTTATGAACCTTTCCCAAGgatgcagttaaaaaaatgatAAAAGGTATCTTCCACAagagaaacaaaataaaatacactaaaatgtagctatatacagggagcatcAGTATCAGTACAATGAAGAGGGGACATAGTTAGCACAGTGTGCAGAGTAACGGTTACTAGGTGAAGTCTAAATGTACGTGTTACTTTCTCACGTTTGTAAGATAATATCATAATGTCTTCATCTTAAAGTCACAAAGTGGAAAGATTGTAATAGATCTATTCAAAAAAATACTCACTTTGTTCAGTAGACTGATGAGAACGGAATTCCACATTCCTAGATTGAAATAAATCAAACATTATTTGGTGTGCATTCCACACAACTTTCTcaatacacacatcaaaatagGAGAAAATGAAAAATACACACTTAAAGAGAAAGCTTTAAAGACGTTAGAAAtatattgtatttgaaaataatgaAACACTCCTGAAACAGATCCTTGTGGAATACCACATATAGCCTTGGAGAATAAGAACTTATCATTGAGGTGCACAAATTGGTACCTGTCAAGTATTTTACTTAGAACgttgtacagtatattggagTTATGCTTTGGAAAAAAATACAGATCCAAATACTATGCTTAGCGTTTACACAGATCATATAAACACTCCAGACACTCAAAATGTAAATACCTGTTATTGTCTTCAGAGGTCAGATTAGGGTTCACCTTTGGCTCATTAGCCAACACAACAGTTTCTGGCACCTGACCATTCTGGTCTGCTACTTTGCCACTGTCCCAGCAGAGAAACTTGCAGCACTTGGCCTGTAGGATGCGCTGTGTGATGGCCTTGGTTGGTGGCGCAGCGACTTGGACACCTGTCTCCCGAGTGCCCCAGGACACATTGTTCATGTTGACCATGGAGTAGATGGTCAGCAGGAGGTAGCCACTGGGGATTGAGATGAAGTAGAGGAGGCCGTAGACGACCAGATGGAACTCTTTGGGGTGGAACGCTGCTGTGATGATGTTCAGCAGCACCAGGCTTATGAGAAACAGGCCACTAGGAGTCCAAATGGTTTGCTGCTCAACCATAGCACCTGAGATGAACAGAGATAGTTAACATAATGACAAATAATTGACGTTTTGTATTTAATGAATGTCCAAGTTTGATATTGCCCATTACGTTGACCGGTTAGTCCGTAACTCTGAGGTTTGTATTCTTGAAGTTCTAATTTATGTTGATGGCGATGAAGTCTAGTGTCATCATTTACCTATGATGGACAATGCCGTTCCTATCATGAGGAAAGCGTACAAGACACTCATGACAGCTGCTATGGCGATCTGTGTTTCCGATTTCAGCTTGAAGCAGACCAACAGGTACACCACAGGGGGCACTGTTGCAAGGACCAACGCAATGTTGGGATTGATGTCTAGGATGAATGACAAGCTTCCTGAAAAAGAGAAAGGACCAGAATTATTATGAACGATATTCATCTTCCTTCAGTTTACAAAATGTTTGTATCCTGTTACATCCCAACAACAAACTACCCCAAAGCTAGAGCTGTTTGTGGCCCCTGGCAGGCAGGTTGCCATGGATACCTGAGATCATTAGGCAGATTGTAGCCGGGCCTAGAATGGAGGCGGCCATGCTGAGAATCTGGTAGAGGATGAAGGGTTTGGAGATAGAGCTGTTCCTCTGGGAGGTCAGAGACCCTGAGCCCAGCAGATCGATGGTGTTGGCCATGGTGGAGGGCCCCCAGCGCCGCCGCTGGTTATAGAACTCCTTGAAGTCCTGGGGGGCGTTGGTGTAGGCGTCAGACGCAGCATTGTactccaccctccagccctgctGCAGAAGGAGAGTGCACAGCCAGCGGTCTTCACCTGTGAGAGCAGAGGGAGGAACTGTAGACGAGAGAGTACTGCACAGACAAGCAGCTGTTTTCTTCGAATGAGTGTTGTCCAGCAATAAAGATTTACCTTGATCATACTGTACGTAGTGGCTAGCCTCTGTGGACTTAGTGGTGTATCTCTTCATGACGTTGTCGTCCATGAGGGCTGCGCCCCTGAACAGACTGAAGCAGCCGGGGCTGCAGAGCACGCTACCAAACACGTGCTCTGCAGTCTTCTGAAGCCAGTGGCCCACCGCGTACTCAAACTTCTGATACCATACCATAGGACCTGGGGCAATATAACAGAATGATCCGACGTGTGATAGCACACCATAGGATATATTCTTGCCTTTTATCTCTAGTGTTATATTGTAAAAAGTGTTATGAATGTACATTAAACACATTTTATTCCATTTGATCATAGGACCTGAGTAGATATCTGTATAATAGGGGccttaaatgatgtatattatacCCTAACTGTACTTATAGTGTTCACATACAATATTGTTTTAGGACCGGGTACATATAGTGAAAAAAGCAAGTACCATTGCACTCAAACTTTAACTTAAATAGTCTTGGTTGGTGAGTACATCCAATAAACAATTAAACCAAAAAGATGATCCGGGTACGATGTTCAGTTGTGGCTGTCTATCAGATATGACAACTCCTTAACAATAATTTGATTCTTATTACGATTCACACGAAAGCTTTATATACCTGTGCCTGTTGGGTGAATCCTCCCACATGCCGCACCCACTCGTGGATAACGTTTCAGTCGATCTATTAGGAGCATTACAGCAGAGGGCTGGAAGTCGGTGTCCCCATCCAAAGCCAGTAGATAGGTATTGTCCTTCTCTTTCTAACAGAATACAAGAGTATCAGTCCCATTTTCTTAATAAGAGTTATTTAACAATTTATCTAAGTATGATGCTAGAATTATAAAAAATGATTGTTTATGCTGTTCACCGTCATCTTTTTCTTCAGCTCGTTTTCATCTTCACCCTGATCAAACGTCTTGAAATACTTCCTGGTGAGTCGCCAGCCGAGAATGTAGTACAAGTACATAATCTGAAACAGTGAGTGAACTAATTAAGTCTGTGGTTTCATGTCTAATTCAACTTCATCATCCAACTTTAATTTAAGTATATCACTTTCAATGAAATCATAGCTTCGTGATAGTACAATCAAAATTGAAATAGTGTTAGACCTTTCACAGACACATGGTAAACTGTATATTGACAGCATTGTCTCACCTGAGACCATCTCTTCTTGTGGCGGATCAGTAGCTTGTCCTTAAAGTGCACCATCAGCAGGTTGCCATTAGGGAGGGTGTACTCCAGTCGACCTCCGTAAGGGGTGTGCAGGATCCTCTGGCATGGAAGGGGTGGGCTCTATCTGAAGATGCATGAATCCTCCTCTTTGAAGATACTGAGGCTCAAAGTATGAAATGAAGGAAAGTTTATGTACATTATTATTCTCACCGGTACTGTTAAATCTGCAGTGTACACTGGGTTAGCAGTGCTGGGATTGAGTTACATTAGCACACTGAGCACCCCAGCAGTAGGGACCAAACTCACTGCTTTGACACATGCAGGTATTTTTCACTACACCAAATGCCGTTAGGCCTCAATCCAGCACCTGTCTGCTGTCAGAGGAGATGTCAACTGTGTGCGTTCCCTGAAGTGACAATTTACCCTGATGACATTGTCATGGAAAGTCCCATTAGGTTTTAATGCTTACTTTGACTCCTTTTAACCcttttttaaacatatttttccCTACTGTCTGAGTTTGTTTTCTACTTGGACAAAAATGACATTCCTGATTGCGTAAGAGTTATTAAAATCATTCATTTGGCCATCATTCttctgatttttttttatcaGGCACACACTTCAACAAACAATGACATTGATGGGGATTTGTTACAAATGGTGGAGAATGTGGGTAGAGCATCCCCTGGTGGTTTTCAGAGGAATATGTGGTTTCTTTTTTTTAACTTAATCTTGATAAATGTCTCTTGTTTTTTTCTTGTACATTGATATTATATCATACGTACCATGTATTCATTTCTTTACAGATTAAACATTACATCAAGTATATATGCAGTTAATTTTGTGCATATTGGATCATCATTTGTGAACATTTGTTGCACTGCTTACTTGTAAACAACTCGGATAACGTCCACCAGGTCCTCTGCGTATTCGTTCACATGCCGTTCTTTACTACCGTTCACGTCTTTAAAAGCATCATCAAAGTAAATGTGAGACTCGAAGCTCACATCATCGTTGGATTCATTCCTTGGCCTGTATTTGTCCAGCCTGGTAAAGAAACAAATAAAAAAGACATCGTTTGTGTGAAAAAGCTGCTAACTCTGCCAATTGTGTCGTTCTCAATCATGTAAAAACGTCAGATTGTACCTGAACATTGAGATGATCATTTTCATCATTTCGTCATAGTTCTCATGCCACATTGTTGCACACAGGTACACTGTGACTGGGTCAGTTTGTCTGTGGCTGGAGAAAACGTGACAATCGTAATTTGGCACTCCCTCTCATGCACATTCATACAAAACTCTCCCACCCTCCACAGAATTAGCAATAATCTTACAATTCTTTCTTCCTCTGAATCTCAAAACGCGTGTTGAGCAGTATGGACTGTTCCAGAAAGGCCCCCTCGTACATCCTCCGCACAAACAGATTCTGTGTCCTCTCGATGCGCTGAAGCTGGAGGAACCAGATGTACATTGTGCACAGAATCCATCCCAACCACCAGCAGAGTGCAGAGCCTCCCAAGAGGCCCATTTCTGTTAGGTTGGTCATGTCCTGGGGACAGAGGGTATGGGTGATGTCCCTGACTAGCCTCTCAAACCAGACAGTATCGCTGCTTAGGCCCCTGCCATATGTGATGTCATGGCAGTACTCTGTGATGGTGTAGTTAGCACCTCTGGGGTCACTTGAATTCTGGAAGAAGATAATGACAGGAGCGACGAACGCTGCCAGAACACCTAACGAGGCCAGGTACATGGGTAACAGGAAGCTTCGCCGCATGACGTGCATTTTGCAAGCCACCACCACGAACCAATGGCACAGAGCGGAGGACACTATCTGGATGGCCACCAAGATCAGGATCACCAACCCCACATTCCCTGGAACTGATGTCACCGATGACCAGACTCTGCCAGACAGAGGGACGTATGCCCCCACCACGGCTGCAGTGACAAGAATCCGGACCAGACTGGAGAGGATGCTCACCACATTCCTGGACTTCGTTATGTCTTCGGATATACTGTTCAGGAAGGAGCTTTTGAAGAGGGTGCTGTAGTTTTCCCACCAGTTCAGCGAGACAAAGATGGTCCCCACTATTGCCAGTCCGATCCAGATATTCATCCCCCTATCTTCCTTCAACAGCAGGTAACTGAGGATGAAGAGCACGTAGCCTGACACTATGAGGACTAATGAGATGATTGGGGGCACTATGAATTGCTTCGTCTCCCTCGCAATACACTGAGCGGCCACCTGGAAGATGGAGGACAGGATGCTGATGCTGTTCAGCATCATCACATTGGTCACGATGCCGAAGAATGGCATGGCAACAATGGTGAGAACCGCTGTCCCCAGTGACACCAGGAATTCGACACACAGCACCTGGAAAATTGTACATTATCAGAATTACAATAGTATCATTAAATGCAAGCAAATGTAATGCTAAAGGATGAAAAACATTCTGAGGGAAGCTAATATAATATAACCCATTCTGTTCCGGAAATACAAAGATCTGTCCTTAACCCACTAAGGTCGATGTCCACGTCctgcggaaatctaattagcataataaaacaattcctataaaaatctgtcagtttaaactacAGATACAGTtctgtttttttacattgtatgcgtctcaatccaccgcatccaccgATATTGCTCTtacgcatctgcggtgaaaggtggcagagcatcgagctgtgtttgtcagaccattagacatcccaaaaatctaGAGACTCGTGTGAAGGTAACTGGTACTGGATTAAAACATTTATGGAAGTATGGAGGaagttttgtgcctacccaaaTAAGTTAAATTTATGTAACATATACAgttaagtcagaagtttacatacacctaacctcgcgtgtgcgagcaaggaggcctacaaacctgattcagttacaccagctctgtcagtaggaatgggccaaaattcacccaacttattgtgggacgcttgtggaatgctacctgaaacatttgacccaagttaaacaatttaaaggaaatgctaccaaatactaattgagtgtatgtaaacttctgacccactgggaatgtgatgaatgaaataaaagctgaaataaatcattctcattactattattattctaacatttcacattcttaaaatattgtggtgatcctaactgacctaagacagggaatttttactaggattaaatgtcaggaattgtgaaaaactgagtttaaatgtatttggctaaggtgtatgtaaacttccaacttgaactgtatatatagtaccagtcaaatgtttggacacacctactcattgacgggtttttcttaatttttttcaattttctacattgtagaataatagtgaagatatcaaaactaggaaataacacatggagtcatgtagtaaccccccaaaaatgaacaaatctaaatatattttatatttgagattcttcaaatcagccaccctttgacttgatgacagctttgcacaatcttggcattctcacaaccagcttagtgaggtagtcacctggaatgcatttcaattaacaagtgtgccttgttattttgtggaatttctttccttcttaatgcgtttgagccaatcaattgtgttgggAGAAGATTTCAAGATCTTTTAAactttttcaagtgcagtcgcaaaaaccatccagagctttgatgaaactggctttcatgaggaccgccatggGAAAGGAAGACTCatagttacctctgttgcagaggataagttcattagagttaactgcacctcagcttgcagcccaaataaatgcttcacagaattcaagtaacagacagatctcaacatcaacttttcagattAGACTgcgggaatcaggccttcatggtcgaattgctgcaaagataccactactaaaggacaccaataagaagaagaatcttgcttaggccaagaaacactagcaatggacaatcaactggtggaaatctgtcctttggtgtgatgagtccaaatgtaagatttttggttccaaccgcgtgtctttgtgagatgcagagtaggcgtgaagcatggaggaggaggtgtactGATGTGCCGGTTCTTTGCTGGTGgcagtctgtgatttatttagaattcaaggcacaccagcatggctaccacaaccttctgcagcaatacgccatccgatctggtttgtgcttagtgggactatcatttgtttttcaacaggaaaatgacccaacacaccttcaggctg from the Salmo trutta chromosome 36, fSalTru1.1, whole genome shotgun sequence genome contains:
- the LOC115176128 gene encoding chitin synthase chs-2-like codes for the protein MHTNSTNTDRMNMDKEHVIRRSWDVGKDVPVIQNEQTSQKLVKLLQWLSFFIVALLVFALAIFSKGSFLLLITLSSNATYTVPADQKPCALLSVSCAVIAPSVLLLIKSLWKLFFKDSKKPSKETVLWVLCVEFLVSLGTAVLTIVAMPFFGIVTNVMMLNSISILSSIFQVAAQCIARETKQFIVPPIISLVLIVSGYVLFILSYLLLKEDRGMNIWIGLAIVGTIFVSLNWWENYSTLFKSSFLNSISEDITKSRNVVSILSSLVRILVTAAVVGAYVPLSGRVWSSVTSVPGNVGLVILILVAIQIVSSALCHWFVVVACKMHVMRRSFLLPMYLASLGVLAAFVAPVIIFFQNSSDPRGANYTITEYCHDITYGRGLSSDTVWFERLVRDITHTLCPQDMTNLTEMGLLGGSALCWWLGWILCTMYIWFLQLQRIERTQNLFVRRMYEGAFLEQSILLNTRFEIQRKKEFHRQTDPVTVYLCATMWHENYDEMMKMIISMFRLDKYRPRNESNDDVSFESHIYFDDAFKDVNGSKERHVNEYAEDLVDVIRVVYKSPPLPCQRILHTPYGGRLEYTLPNGNLLMVHFKDKLLIRHKKRWSQIMYLYYILGWRLTRKYFKTFDQGEDENELKKKMTKEKDNTYLLALDGDTDFQPSAVMLLIDRLKRYPRVGAACGRIHPTGTGPMVWYQKFEYAVGHWLQKTAEHVFGSVLCSPGCFSLFRGAALMDDNVMKRYTTKSTEASHYVQYDQGEDRWLCTLLLQQGWRVEYNAASDAYTNAPQDFKEFYNQRRRWGPSTMANTIDLLGSGSLTSQRNSSISKPFILYQILSMAASILGPATICLMISGSLSFILDINPNIALVLATVPPVVYLLVCFKLKSETQIAIAAVMSVLYAFLMIGTALSIIGAMVEQQTIWTPSGLFLISLVLLNIITAAFHPKEFHLVVYGLLYFISIPSGYLLLTIYSMVNMNNVSWGTRETGVQVAAPPTKAITQRILQAKCCKFLCWDSGKVADQNGQVPETVVLANEPKVNPNLTSEDNNRNVEFRSHQSTEQNWVTQLQNKSYDFPLNEDILGKGEEDFWRELQKLYLEPLAEDKEKQKKITNDLKELRNKATFIFFICNAMWLVATFTLQAIGSSVTIRIPKSNLNLTQTREYLFIDPIGLMFLLGFASLLLIQFFAMFYHRIYTLIHFVAFVNTESKSARRQPDDDMQIPDMLEKELKYDKYFDTFLSIENPAAIQQHNQETPV